From a region of the Dermatophagoides farinae isolate YC_2012a chromosome 3, ASM2471394v1, whole genome shotgun sequence genome:
- the LOC124498556 gene encoding uncharacterized protein LOC124498556 produces the protein MGKHKKQKQIEDDHVEIVMLKQEPDSDEQCDETLNEKKNKKMNKHCDNEIDESNHRLQNDDDDDDDRLSDDLPSLKDGVQMDSTLISDEQLHRLIPKLRKPNDNDKELLQQYNLSIQNGRFTRQENTILRRNWQRYLNDYNVPNKSLLLGHFQYERSKDGEQKIKKTYRKFANETQLWLRLAKDLPNRTIFQIYCRARFLLSDLKIAKDLSENDRQIILDLYRTHGDHYTSFCEEYGYNPKCAREIIRHAIKSNGVELNHGEWSLEEVKKLKKVVLKLMKRLNLQTYDGIPWSLVSRKLHRSDIQCRQKFFSKSTLFTVISQPQIDDWNEKLDIAKFIALLKHLNFSDHNMIDWDYIKEKFSSDYFNILLRKWREMRVRIPDHQQLSLHQILEHLYKTRVLKHFGHDPKKMKEIDNFINSS, from the coding sequence atgggtaaacataaaaaacaaaaacaaattgaagaTGATCATGTTGAAATTGTGATGCTAAAACAAGAACCAGATTCAGACGAACAATGTGATGAAACtttaaatgaaaagaaaaataagaaaatgaataaacattgtgataatgaaattgatgaatccaatcatcgattacaaaacgatgatgatgacgatgatgatcgattgtCGGATGATTTACCATCACTTAAAGATGGTGTACAAATGGATTCAACATTAATTTCTGATGAACAATTACATCGTTTGATACCAAAATTACGAAAacctaatgataatgataaagaatTATTACAACAATATAATTTATCTATTCAAAATGGACGATTTACTCGGCAAGAAAATACCATTCTTCGTCGTAATTGGCAACGTTATctaaatgattataatgtgCCTAATAAATCTCTATTACTTGGACATTTTCAATATGAACGTTCAAAAGatggtgaacaaaaaattaaaaaaacatatCGAAAATTTGCTAATGAAACACAATTATGGCTACGGTTGGCTAAAGATCTTCCTAATCGTACGATATTTCAGATATATTGTCGTGCTCGGTTCCTATTGTCGGATTTGAAAATAGCAAAAGATTTATCTGAAAACGATCGTCAAATCATATTGGATCTATATCGTACACATGGTGATCATTATACAAGTTTCTGTGAAGAATATGGCTACAATCCAAAATGTGCAAGAGAAATTATTCGTCATGCAATCAAATCCAATggtgttgaattgaatcatggTGAATGGAGTTTGGAAGAGGTGAAAAAGTTAAAAAAAGTTGTTcttaaattaatgaaaagaCTAAATCTTCAAACATATGATGGTATTCCATGGAGTCTTGTGTCTAGAAAACTTCATCGTTCCGATATACAATGTCGACAGAAATTTTTCAGcaaatcaacattattcaCAGTGATTTCACAACCACAAATCGAtgattggaatgaaaaattggataTAGCTAAATTTATTGCTTTATTgaaacatttaaatttttctgatCATAATATGATCGATTGGGATTATataaaggaaaaattttccagtGATTATTTCAATATTCTATTACGTAAATGGCGTGAAATGCGTGTACGTATAcctgatcatcaacaattgtcGTTACATCAGATCCTTGAACATTTATATAAAACACGTGTATTGAAACATTTTGGTCATGAtccaaagaaaatgaaagaaatcgacaatttcatcaattcatcataa
- the LOC124498201 gene encoding uncharacterized protein LOC124498201 isoform X2, giving the protein MDSNSHHHHNYQSYQTNHHMSQQPSRPPSVDSVNLGSIYSGFYPQVSSAGPSSLTSNIPSTIQNSYQIPGQYPQLSHHQQQQQQGYHNYPNTTGNGPVSWSLQQQANYHQPTSQQQPTSLPPNLSYHYQISASAAAAAAFGFNFQQQQQQQQQQQQQPQINQNAGLIVSPTSNHPNIGSLAPTSVQWPGNAGQPQSFAPAMTNQILSPSHSQPNHHQQQQQQLTSMAVAGITNPNEYVSQYYSQYYREYYQRLVAFHKHQQQIQNQKKIAPFKYNQFHTPCVFSQHDNQLIVVEPNSNVGLYGLQEVFIEQCYPNLHLQSLLLYSSNDDPNATLLPFEDSQLSLDWIRVKQLNDSTMNYELKLILKVITMLFRQNGTLSGLDLSELLYELVQPNGDDSEKLSQSGGSEAVTKDYYRDLLSHLRQLLMRGQRRVAITFAQNNGLFDHALALSYLLSFLSSSSNTNLGQVVDNNLMISTIKKFITTTLSTEDPLYVFYTHLLQIATNILNSATLENGCMIPSPATGTTASAKIDRLESFIILLANDIKFDKVEIADKSYRNLIDLMIALLKDDFNYILPDELFNHDRFDCLLVNECLEFARFRGERLNPRLILRKLEFAFELFDFGFTRNASRYLTKIVNKLKDPEFEWKMLIDKKSKYSKWLLPDSIMNNEDDQLDLKLLQEIWSYQFNKIFTRINREMRQFDSPLFAIKQKDDFKNDENNNDDNVEADVDVAGEEDEDRTDVVEDIEDEEVDVELDTSESSLSKPEQQIRQQSSPVSTSLSSNQQENFKQHQQHSQQQNVDHRRHSTMMMTATSTTANTPVIDKSSSLNVSAMSPIEPLNPNDMIADNSNSLPLQSNRLVSQGPVQQGPRRSLPTIANHTFPRTLNPIMETTTQQTNHVETDSIHHQKSFDSLDSASPPSSPNDNFNMNAMQSALPSSFQNTDESSEKNPENHQNTVPSYPAFFQPPPPSSNDSTSPFDFISTNGHVTSIPSYDPYFKNNDAPLDNQTSPNGQVNHENNEFLQNTNNIPPVNNSVNETLKRPESNNNNNNNNGGESTKTSPSKSNNNTGLLGAILGRLKPKNQMILPDDKDPQIIYDPVSKRWIDKSANDQGGMGAGVPPPPPKIPIPGINSVGSSVQSEPNSTITSPTSMNNNFPHSPTLPSLQLNTNKTSSDTPPMMMMMNGSISGSNPFGASIPPPPPSSSTSSTGSTANAFRSDLRRKRYVNVFNNPTSK; this is encoded by the exons ATGGATtcaaattctcatcatcatcataactaTCAATCGTATCAaactaatcatcatatgtcTCAACAACCATCACGGCCACCAAGTGTTGATTCAGTAAACCTTGGTAGTATTTATAGTGGTTTCTATCCACAAGTATCAAGTGCTGGTCCTAGTTCATTAACGTCAAACATTCCATCAACAATACAAAATTCATATCAGATACCTGGACAATATCCACAATtatcacatcatcaacagcaacaacagcaaggATATCATAACTATCCAAATACTACCGGTAATGGACCAGTATCATGGTCATTACAACAGCAAGCCAATTATCATCAGCCAACTTCACAGCAGCAACCGACAAGTTTACCACCAAATCTtagttatcattatcaaatatcAGCATCTGCTGCTGCGGCTGCTGCATTTGGTTTTaatttccaacaacaacaacagcagcagcagcaacaacaacaacaaccacaaataaatcaaaatgcTGGATTAATAGTTTCACCCACTTCTAATCATCCGAATATTGGTTCGTTAGCACCAACATCAGTTCAATGGCCAGGCAATGCAGGACAACCGCAATCATTTGCACCAGCAATGACAAATCAGATTTTATCACCATCGCATTCACagccaaatcatcatcaacaacaacaacagcaattgACATCGATGGCTGTGGCTGgaataacaaatccaaatgAATATGTTAGCCAATATTATTCACAATATTATCGGGAATATTATCAAAGGCTGGTTGCATTTcataaacatcaacaacagataCAGAATCAGAAAAAGATTGCCCCATttaaatataatcaattcCATACACCTTGTGTATTTTCACAgcatgataatcaattaattgtgGTTGaaccaaattcaaatgtcGGTCTTTATGGCCTGCAAGAAGTTTTTATTGAACAATGTTATCCTAATCTACATTTACAATCATTGCTATTATATTCaagtaatgatgatccaaatgcTACATTATTACCATTCGAAGATTCACAATTATCATTGGATTGGATTCGTGTAAAACAATTAAATGattcaacaatgaattatgaattgaaattaatattGAAAGTAATAACAATGTTGTTTAGACAAAATGGTACATTATCTGGATTAGATCTTTCGg aaTTATTATATGAACTTGTACAAccaaatggtgatgattcgGAAAAATTATCACAATCAGGTGGTAGTGAAGCGGTGACCAAAGATTATTATCGTGATTTACTTTCACATCTTCGACAATTATTGATGCGTGGTCAACGTCGTGTAGCGATTACATTTGCTCAAAATAATGGTCTTTTTGATCATGCATTGGCTCTATCATATCTACTATCGTTTCTATCTTCATCGTCAAATACAAATCTTGGCCAAGTTgtggataataatttgatgatttcaacAATCAAGAAATTTATCACCACTACTTTGTCTACGGAAGATCCtc TCTATGTATTTTATACTCATCTTTTACAAATTGCGACAAATATTCTAAATTCTGCTACATTAGAGAATGGTTGTATGATTCCATCACCAGCTACAGGAACTACTGCAAGTGCCAAGATTGATCGATTAGAATCATTCATAATATTGTTAGCTAATGATATTAAATTCGATAAAGTGGAAATTGCCGATAAATCTTATCGTAATCTTATTGATCTAATGATTGCATTGTTGAAAGATGATTTTAATTATATTCTACCCGACGAATTATTCAATCATGatcgattcgattgtttACTTGTCAATGAATGTCTTGAATTTGCTCGTTTCCGTGGTGAACGATTGAATCCACGCTTGATCCTAAGAAAATTGGAGTTTGCCtttgaattatttgattttggtttcaCACGAAATGCATCGCGTTATTTGACGAAAATTGTAAACAAACTTAAAGATCCtgaatttgaatggaaaatgttgatagataaaaaatctaaatattcaaaatggcTGCTGCCGGATTCGATtatgaataatgaagatgatcaattagatttgaaattattgcAAGAGATTTGGTCATATCAATTTAACAAAATATTCACTCGAATAAATCGAGAAATGCGACAATTTGATTCACCTTTATTTGCtattaaacaaaaagatgattttaagaatgatgaaaataataatgatgataatgttgaagCCGATGTTGATGTAGCTGGCGAAGAGGATGAAGATCGTACCGATGTTGTTGAAGAtattgaagatgaagaagTAGATGTTGAATTGGATACatctgaatcatcattatcaaaaccGGAACAACAAATCcgacaacaatcatcaccgGTTTCGACGTCTTTATCTTCAaatcaacaagaaaatttcaaacaacatcaacaacattctcAGCAACAAAATGTGGATCATAGACGTCATtctacgatgatgatgacggccACGTCTACTACTGCTAATACACCAGTGATCGATAAATCCTCTTCGTTGAATGTATCGGCAATGTCCCCAATTGAACCATTGAATCCAAATGACATGATTGCTGATAATTCAA ATTCATTACCATTGCAATCGAATAGATTGGTTTCACAAGGACCGGTACAACAAGGACCTAGACGTAGTTTACCAACTATAGCTAATCATACATTTCCAAGAACATTGAATCCTATAATGGAAACAACgacacaacaaacaaatcatgtGGAAACCGATTCTATTCACCATCAAAAAAGTTTCGATTCATTGGATTCAGCTTCACCGCCATCATCAcctaatgataatttcaatatgAATGCTATGCAATCAGCTTTGCCTTCGTCGTTTCAAAACACTGATGAAtcgagtgaaaaaaatcctgaAAATCACCAAAATACTGTTCCGTCATATCCAGCCTTTTtccaaccaccaccaccatcgtcgaatgattcaacatctccatttgatttcatttcaacaaatGGTCATGTTACATCGATACCATCATATGATCcatattttaaaaataacgATGCACCATTGGATAATCAGACTTCACCAAATGGTCAAGTTaatcatgaaaataatgaattccTACAGAATACTAATAATATACCGCCGGTGAATAATAGTGTAAATGAAACATTAAAAAGACCGgaatccaataataataacaataataataatggcggagaatcgacaaaaacatcaccaagtaaatcgaataataatactgGTTTGCTTGGCGCCATTCTAGGTCGATTAAAAC ctaaaaatcaaatgatattACCGGATGATAAAGATCCACAAATAATATATGATCCAGTTAGTAAAAGATGGATCGATAAATCGGCAAATGATCAAGGTGGTATGGGTGCTGGCGTACCACCACCTCCTCCAAAAATACCAATACCGGGTATTAATAGTGTTGGTTCAAGTGTTCAAAGTGaaccaaattcaacaataacatcaccaacatcgatgaataataattttccacATTCTCCTACATTACCATCGTTACAACTaaatacaaataaaacaagCAGTGATACtccaccaatgatgatgatgatgaatggcaGTATTTCTGGTTCGAATCCATTTGGAGCAtcaataccaccaccaccaccatcatcatcaacatcatcaactgGATCAACAGCAAATGCCTTTCGAAGTGATTTACGTCGTAAACGATATGTGAATGTATTTAATAATCCAACATCAAAATag
- the LOC124498210 gene encoding uncharacterized protein LOC124498210 isoform X1, translating into MRDMTSDKVNSIKNQLYTTTSLTMSADVPSQQQQQQPPPPYSSLYPPTITTTSPYGPIPMTSAAATFAPFYHQNGSITTSGPPPPPPQLPPHMIGTQLMATHPSTIGPHHHQMYGTIGPNNYIPATAQPYGLYQTAVIPTAYGPMIAPIQFPPMTNAAAAAAAAASMMIPTTNTTAAAATTDPYFDPRNQHHHSRAFEIEMARQTIPIPPFGHIPPVVPSGNMALMYGAMGNGNGTMLVSKPLKKPFY; encoded by the exons ATGCGGGATATGACTTCCGATAAAG tgaattcaattaaaaatcaattgtatACTACAACATCATTAACAATGTCTGCCGATGTtccatcacaacaacaacaacagcaaccaccaccaccgtattcatcattatatccaccaacaataacaacaacatcaccTTATGGACCAATACCAATGACATCTGCTGCTGCAACATTTGCACCATTCTATCATCAGAATGGTAGTATTACAACATCGggaccaccaccgccaccaccacaattACCCCCACATATGATTGGAACACAATTAATGGCAACACATCCATCAACAATTGgacctcatcatcatcaaatgtatgGAACAATTGGTCCAAATAATTATATACCAGCTACAGCTCAACCATACGGTCTGTATCAAACGGCAGTGATACCAACAGCATATGGACCAATGATTGCtccaattcaatttccaCCAATGAcaaatgctgctgctgctgctgcagcgGCAGCCTCAATGATGATACCAACTACGAatacaacagcagcagccgcAACAACCGATCCATATTTTGATCCAcgaaatcaacatcatcattctcgtGCATTCGAAATCGAGATGGCCAGACAAACTATTCCG ATTCCACCATTTGGACATATTCCACCAGTAGTACCATCGGGAAATATGGCATTAATGTATGGTGCAATGGGAAATGGAAATGGTACAATGTTGGTATCGAAACCATTGAAAAAACCATtctattaa
- the LOC124498201 gene encoding uncharacterized protein LOC124498201 isoform X1 — translation MDSNSHHHHNYQSYQTNHHMSQQPSRPPSVDSVNLGSIYSGFYPQVSSAGPSSLTSNIPSTIQNSYQIPGQYPQLSHHQQQQQQGYHNYPNTTGNGPVSWSLQQQANYHQPTSQQQPTSLPPNLSYHYQISASAAAAAAFGFNFQQQQQQQQQQQQQPQINQNAGLIVSPTSNHPNIGSLAPTSVQWPGNAGQPQSFAPAMTNQILSPSHSQPNHHQQQQQQLTSMAVAGITNPNEYVSQYYSQYYREYYQRLVAFHKHQQQIQNQKKIAPFKYNQFHTPCVFSQHDNQLIVVEPNSNVGLYGLQEVFIEQCYPNLHLQSLLLYSSNDDPNATLLPFEDSQLSLDWIRVKQLNDSTMNYELKLILKVITMLFRQNGTLSGLDLSELLYELVQPNGDDSEKLSQSGGSEAVTKDYYRDLLSHLRQLLMRGQRRVAITFAQNNGLFDHALALSYLLSFLSSSSNTNLGQVVDNNLMISTIKKFITTTLSTEDPLYVFYTHLLQIATNILNSATLENGCMIPSPATGTTASAKIDRLESFIILLANDIKFDKVEIADKSYRNLIDLMIALLKDDFNYILPDELFNHDRFDCLLVNECLEFARFRGERLNPRLILRKLEFAFELFDFGFTRNASRYLTKIVNKLKDPEFEWKMLIDKKSKYSKWLLPDSIMNNEDDQLDLKLLQEIWSYQFNKIFTRINREMRQFDSPLFAIKQKDDFKNDENNNDDNVEADVDVAGEEDEDRTDVVEDIEDEEVDVELDTSESSLSKPEQQIRQQSSPVSTSLSSNQQENFKQHQQHSQQQNVDHRRHSTMMMTATSTTANTPVIDKSSSLNVSAMSPIEPLNPNDMIADNSSMQKINIKNKFELNFCPSPLDSLPLQSNRLVSQGPVQQGPRRSLPTIANHTFPRTLNPIMETTTQQTNHVETDSIHHQKSFDSLDSASPPSSPNDNFNMNAMQSALPSSFQNTDESSEKNPENHQNTVPSYPAFFQPPPPSSNDSTSPFDFISTNGHVTSIPSYDPYFKNNDAPLDNQTSPNGQVNHENNEFLQNTNNIPPVNNSVNETLKRPESNNNNNNNNGGESTKTSPSKSNNNTGLLGAILGRLKPKNQMILPDDKDPQIIYDPVSKRWIDKSANDQGGMGAGVPPPPPKIPIPGINSVGSSVQSEPNSTITSPTSMNNNFPHSPTLPSLQLNTNKTSSDTPPMMMMMNGSISGSNPFGASIPPPPPSSSTSSTGSTANAFRSDLRRKRYVNVFNNPTSK, via the exons ATGGATtcaaattctcatcatcatcataactaTCAATCGTATCAaactaatcatcatatgtcTCAACAACCATCACGGCCACCAAGTGTTGATTCAGTAAACCTTGGTAGTATTTATAGTGGTTTCTATCCACAAGTATCAAGTGCTGGTCCTAGTTCATTAACGTCAAACATTCCATCAACAATACAAAATTCATATCAGATACCTGGACAATATCCACAATtatcacatcatcaacagcaacaacagcaaggATATCATAACTATCCAAATACTACCGGTAATGGACCAGTATCATGGTCATTACAACAGCAAGCCAATTATCATCAGCCAACTTCACAGCAGCAACCGACAAGTTTACCACCAAATCTtagttatcattatcaaatatcAGCATCTGCTGCTGCGGCTGCTGCATTTGGTTTTaatttccaacaacaacaacagcagcagcagcaacaacaacaacaaccacaaataaatcaaaatgcTGGATTAATAGTTTCACCCACTTCTAATCATCCGAATATTGGTTCGTTAGCACCAACATCAGTTCAATGGCCAGGCAATGCAGGACAACCGCAATCATTTGCACCAGCAATGACAAATCAGATTTTATCACCATCGCATTCACagccaaatcatcatcaacaacaacaacagcaattgACATCGATGGCTGTGGCTGgaataacaaatccaaatgAATATGTTAGCCAATATTATTCACAATATTATCGGGAATATTATCAAAGGCTGGTTGCATTTcataaacatcaacaacagataCAGAATCAGAAAAAGATTGCCCCATttaaatataatcaattcCATACACCTTGTGTATTTTCACAgcatgataatcaattaattgtgGTTGaaccaaattcaaatgtcGGTCTTTATGGCCTGCAAGAAGTTTTTATTGAACAATGTTATCCTAATCTACATTTACAATCATTGCTATTATATTCaagtaatgatgatccaaatgcTACATTATTACCATTCGAAGATTCACAATTATCATTGGATTGGATTCGTGTAAAACAATTAAATGattcaacaatgaattatgaattgaaattaatattGAAAGTAATAACAATGTTGTTTAGACAAAATGGTACATTATCTGGATTAGATCTTTCGg aaTTATTATATGAACTTGTACAAccaaatggtgatgattcgGAAAAATTATCACAATCAGGTGGTAGTGAAGCGGTGACCAAAGATTATTATCGTGATTTACTTTCACATCTTCGACAATTATTGATGCGTGGTCAACGTCGTGTAGCGATTACATTTGCTCAAAATAATGGTCTTTTTGATCATGCATTGGCTCTATCATATCTACTATCGTTTCTATCTTCATCGTCAAATACAAATCTTGGCCAAGTTgtggataataatttgatgatttcaacAATCAAGAAATTTATCACCACTACTTTGTCTACGGAAGATCCtc TCTATGTATTTTATACTCATCTTTTACAAATTGCGACAAATATTCTAAATTCTGCTACATTAGAGAATGGTTGTATGATTCCATCACCAGCTACAGGAACTACTGCAAGTGCCAAGATTGATCGATTAGAATCATTCATAATATTGTTAGCTAATGATATTAAATTCGATAAAGTGGAAATTGCCGATAAATCTTATCGTAATCTTATTGATCTAATGATTGCATTGTTGAAAGATGATTTTAATTATATTCTACCCGACGAATTATTCAATCATGatcgattcgattgtttACTTGTCAATGAATGTCTTGAATTTGCTCGTTTCCGTGGTGAACGATTGAATCCACGCTTGATCCTAAGAAAATTGGAGTTTGCCtttgaattatttgattttggtttcaCACGAAATGCATCGCGTTATTTGACGAAAATTGTAAACAAACTTAAAGATCCtgaatttgaatggaaaatgttgatagataaaaaatctaaatattcaaaatggcTGCTGCCGGATTCGATtatgaataatgaagatgatcaattagatttgaaattattgcAAGAGATTTGGTCATATCAATTTAACAAAATATTCACTCGAATAAATCGAGAAATGCGACAATTTGATTCACCTTTATTTGCtattaaacaaaaagatgattttaagaatgatgaaaataataatgatgataatgttgaagCCGATGTTGATGTAGCTGGCGAAGAGGATGAAGATCGTACCGATGTTGTTGAAGAtattgaagatgaagaagTAGATGTTGAATTGGATACatctgaatcatcattatcaaaaccGGAACAACAAATCcgacaacaatcatcaccgGTTTCGACGTCTTTATCTTCAaatcaacaagaaaatttcaaacaacatcaacaacattctcAGCAACAAAATGTGGATCATAGACGTCATtctacgatgatgatgacggccACGTCTACTACTGCTAATACACCAGTGATCGATAAATCCTCTTCGTTGAATGTATCGGCAATGTCCCCAATTGAACCATTGAATCCAAATGACATGATTGCTGATAATTCAAGTATGCAGAAAATtaatatcaaaaataaattcgaattaaatttttgtccATCTCCATTAGATTCATTACCATTGCAATCGAATAGATTGGTTTCACAAGGACCGGTACAACAAGGACCTAGACGTAGTTTACCAACTATAGCTAATCATACATTTCCAAGAACATTGAATCCTATAATGGAAACAACgacacaacaaacaaatcatgtGGAAACCGATTCTATTCACCATCAAAAAAGTTTCGATTCATTGGATTCAGCTTCACCGCCATCATCAcctaatgataatttcaatatgAATGCTATGCAATCAGCTTTGCCTTCGTCGTTTCAAAACACTGATGAAtcgagtgaaaaaaatcctgaAAATCACCAAAATACTGTTCCGTCATATCCAGCCTTTTtccaaccaccaccaccatcgtcgaatgattcaacatctccatttgatttcatttcaacaaatGGTCATGTTACATCGATACCATCATATGATCcatattttaaaaataacgATGCACCATTGGATAATCAGACTTCACCAAATGGTCAAGTTaatcatgaaaataatgaattccTACAGAATACTAATAATATACCGCCGGTGAATAATAGTGTAAATGAAACATTAAAAAGACCGgaatccaataataataacaataataataatggcggagaatcgacaaaaacatcaccaagtaaatcgaataataatactgGTTTGCTTGGCGCCATTCTAGGTCGATTAAAAC ctaaaaatcaaatgatattACCGGATGATAAAGATCCACAAATAATATATGATCCAGTTAGTAAAAGATGGATCGATAAATCGGCAAATGATCAAGGTGGTATGGGTGCTGGCGTACCACCACCTCCTCCAAAAATACCAATACCGGGTATTAATAGTGTTGGTTCAAGTGTTCAAAGTGaaccaaattcaacaataacatcaccaacatcgatgaataataattttccacATTCTCCTACATTACCATCGTTACAACTaaatacaaataaaacaagCAGTGATACtccaccaatgatgatgatgatgaatggcaGTATTTCTGGTTCGAATCCATTTGGAGCAtcaataccaccaccaccaccatcatcatcaacatcatcaactgGATCAACAGCAAATGCCTTTCGAAGTGATTTACGTCGTAAACGATATGTGAATGTATTTAATAATCCAACATCAAAATag
- the LOC124498210 gene encoding uncharacterized protein LOC124498210 isoform X2, protein MSADVPSQQQQQQPPPPYSSLYPPTITTTSPYGPIPMTSAAATFAPFYHQNGSITTSGPPPPPPQLPPHMIGTQLMATHPSTIGPHHHQMYGTIGPNNYIPATAQPYGLYQTAVIPTAYGPMIAPIQFPPMTNAAAAAAAAASMMIPTTNTTAAAATTDPYFDPRNQHHHSRAFEIEMARQTIPIPPFGHIPPVVPSGNMALMYGAMGNGNGTMLVSKPLKKPFY, encoded by the exons ATGTCTGCCGATGTtccatcacaacaacaacaacagcaaccaccaccaccgtattcatcattatatccaccaacaataacaacaacatcaccTTATGGACCAATACCAATGACATCTGCTGCTGCAACATTTGCACCATTCTATCATCAGAATGGTAGTATTACAACATCGggaccaccaccgccaccaccacaattACCCCCACATATGATTGGAACACAATTAATGGCAACACATCCATCAACAATTGgacctcatcatcatcaaatgtatgGAACAATTGGTCCAAATAATTATATACCAGCTACAGCTCAACCATACGGTCTGTATCAAACGGCAGTGATACCAACAGCATATGGACCAATGATTGCtccaattcaatttccaCCAATGAcaaatgctgctgctgctgctgcagcgGCAGCCTCAATGATGATACCAACTACGAatacaacagcagcagccgcAACAACCGATCCATATTTTGATCCAcgaaatcaacatcatcattctcgtGCATTCGAAATCGAGATGGCCAGACAAACTATTCCG ATTCCACCATTTGGACATATTCCACCAGTAGTACCATCGGGAAATATGGCATTAATGTATGGTGCAATGGGAAATGGAAATGGTACAATGTTGGTATCGAAACCATTGAAAAAACCATtctattaa